From Candidatus Cloacimonadota bacterium, a single genomic window includes:
- a CDS encoding GGDEF domain-containing protein, which produces MNSDNENPPAPSEKKPQPSTFGWRRKKHLREMLALLLESDPNQRQYLINMILTLDTQNCGREPTLRGLRVLTATILEQLVPLLRARVGSGRGEMLEFFKYLDHFPLNPEQEMRAALKLVYKEDPSEEQRELFLRLELFWLLTIMGDLDSARHLRKELENQVSLQRPRLYATYMISVARILQHRERHLSFSSLWMNLVCEMYRLDGPETALYMILRWIRMLNWGRDTALRKMVLHKFGAKLRDRRDLLSATLLHELFMQENRDASPAEKMQYVMQLRRHPSSLLSAQQLQYLHFFAGNYLSAVKASFRQSIREFKHSNYYLHKSWAWLSNLSDFLGKNLDVNQYSRAMSFLQQNAVDLGRQISLQNNAYVETLHENYETIKSLLKQVEELSITDKLTGLKNRRYMASGLDHAFQLAIRQRVPVCLAILDIDHFKRVNEQFGHLAGDYVLKRLSRLLLGFFRKSDIVIRWGGEEFLIILFDVNEERMAVKMENLGLKIRESVFKWKDTPISVTVSIGWTSVKLADLHQDSLEPYFQRVDDALFEAKDAGRDLVLRAKDAEPDS; this is translated from the coding sequence ATGAACTCCGACAACGAAAACCCGCCTGCTCCAAGCGAAAAAAAACCACAACCCTCCACATTTGGCTGGCGGCGAAAAAAACACCTGCGTGAGATGTTGGCGCTGCTTTTGGAATCCGACCCAAACCAACGCCAATACCTGATTAACATGATTCTCACCCTGGACACCCAGAATTGCGGGCGTGAACCAACTTTGCGTGGTCTGCGGGTTTTAACCGCCACCATTTTGGAGCAATTAGTTCCACTTTTACGCGCCAGGGTTGGCAGCGGACGGGGCGAAATGCTGGAGTTTTTCAAATATTTGGACCACTTTCCCCTCAATCCAGAGCAGGAAATGCGCGCCGCACTGAAATTGGTTTACAAGGAAGACCCCAGCGAAGAGCAGCGGGAACTGTTTTTGCGGCTGGAACTTTTTTGGCTGTTGACCATAATGGGCGATTTGGACAGCGCCCGCCACCTGCGCAAGGAACTGGAAAACCAGGTATCCCTGCAGCGGCCAAGGCTTTACGCCACCTATATGATTTCTGTGGCCCGCATTTTACAGCACCGGGAACGCCATCTCAGTTTCAGCTCCCTGTGGATGAATTTGGTTTGCGAAATGTATCGTTTGGATGGTCCGGAAACCGCGCTGTATATGATTTTGAGATGGATAAGGATGCTGAATTGGGGACGCGACACCGCCCTGCGCAAAATGGTGTTGCATAAATTTGGCGCCAAGCTTCGCGACCGGAGAGACCTGCTTTCCGCCACCCTGCTTCACGAGCTTTTCATGCAGGAAAATCGCGACGCCAGCCCCGCGGAAAAGATGCAGTATGTAATGCAGTTGCGGCGTCATCCCTCTTCCCTGCTTTCCGCGCAGCAACTGCAATACCTCCACTTTTTTGCCGGAAACTACCTCTCTGCCGTGAAAGCCAGCTTTCGCCAATCCATCCGTGAATTCAAGCATTCAAACTATTACCTCCACAAAAGCTGGGCCTGGCTGAGCAATCTTTCCGATTTTCTGGGTAAAAACCTGGATGTGAACCAATATTCCCGCGCGATGAGTTTTTTGCAGCAAAACGCGGTGGATTTGGGGCGCCAGATAAGCCTGCAAAACAACGCCTATGTGGAAACCCTGCATGAAAACTATGAAACAATCAAATCCCTGCTGAAACAGGTGGAGGAACTCTCCATTACAGACAAACTCACCGGCCTGAAAAACCGGCGCTATATGGCTTCTGGATTGGATCACGCCTTCCAACTCGCCATCAGGCAAAGGGTCCCAGTCTGTCTGGCAATCCTGGATATCGACCACTTCAAGCGCGTCAACGAACAATTTGGCCACCTGGCTGGAGATTATGTTCTTAAACGCCTGTCCCGCCTGCTGTTGGGCTTTTTCCGCAAAAGTGATATCGTGATCCGCTGGGGTGGTGAGGAATTTCTCATCATCCTCTTTGATGTGAACGAAGAAAGAATGGCAGTTAAAATGGAAAATTTGGGCCTAAAAATTCGCGAAAGCGTTTTCAAATGGAAAGATACCCCCATCAGCGTGACCGTGAGCATTGGCTGGACTTCGGTGAAACTTGCCGACCTGCATCAGGATTCCTTGGAACCCTATTTCCAGCGTGTGGACGACGCGCTTTTCGAAGCCAAGGATGCCGGACGGGATTTGGTTCTGCGCGCCAAAGACGCGGAACCCGATTCCTAA